In Leisingera sp. NJS204, the DNA window CGCCTGCTCGATCAGGCCGACGAAGAGACGCGGGCTACGATGATCTTCTTGATGGCGTTACAGGACATCTACACTGGTCAAAGCAAGTTCACGGACGACGAAATTGACCAGATCGACCTTGAAGCCCCCGATCTGATCCCGAACTGCGTTGCGACAATACTGGACCAGTCACGTCCTGAACTTTCCCGCCCTGAGCCTGAAAATCTTTCCGGCATGCCGTTCAAGGCTAGTCCTCGACCAGGTCGAAACGATCCGTGCTCCTGCGGGTCTGGCCGCGAATACACGCAGTGTTGCGGTCGGAACTGACTGATCTCCAAAGATTTCATAGCAACCACCTGCAGAGCGAGGCACCGGTCTAATCGGGGAGGAGCTCGCAAACTGCACCTGTCATCAGATCGGACCGCATGGGGCGGATCGGCTGCACCCAGCCCGATGCGGCCACTGGGTCAGCAACCTGCATCTAAAGACACTAATCTAGCCTTCAAAGGCCAGGCCGGGGGATCGCGAGGCCGTCTGGCCTTTTAGAAATCAACCGCCCGGCAGAGTGGACGTAAGCCAAGGGCCTCAGGAAAAACTCCGGCGCAATTGGATTGCGCCGGAGCTCAGGGCTTAGGACGTGAATTTCTTCAGCTCGCCACCTTTCAAGCGAGCGGTGTAGGAAAAGAGTTCCTTTTTCACCAGTTTCATCAAGAAGTAGAGGCAGAAGATGTTGACCACAGCCATGGCAAAGATCGCTGCATCAGAGAAGTCGATGACCGGACCCAGGCTTGCTGCTGCACCAATCACGATGAAGATGCAGAAGATGATCTTGAAGGTCAGCTCCGCCAGTTTGCTTTCGCCAAACAAGTAAGTCCAAGCCTTCAACCCGTAGTAGCTCCAGGAAATCATCGTCGAGAAGGCGAAGAGCACAACTGCGATAGCCAAGACATAGGGGAACCAGCTGATGCCGGAGGCAAAAGCGGCGGAGGTCAGCGCAACACCGGAGTTGCCATCGACAGTTGCAATGGCTGTGCCCGCTTCGTTCAGCATGTAGTTGCCCGTCGCCGGATCGATAAGCAGCTGCTGCGAGATGACGATCACCAGCGCCGTCATGGTACAGATGACAACAGTATCAATCAGCGGCTCGAGCAGGGACACAAAACCTTCGGTGATCGGTTCCTTGGTTTTTACCGCAGAGTGCGCGATCGCCGCCGAACCGACACCAGCCTCGTTTGAAAACGCCGCTCGTTTGAAGCCCTGGATCAGCGCGCCGACCATGCCGCCTGCCACGCCAAGGCCGGTAAAGGCGCCGTCAAAAATCTGGCCGAAAGCCCAGCCGATCTTGTCATAGTTCACCGCCAGAATGACCAGTGCGGCGCCGACATAGAGGATCCCCATAAAGGGCACGACCTTTTCTGTCACATTGGCAATGGATTTGATGCCGCCAATGATCACGGCAAAGACAATGCCAGCAAAAACGAGCCCGGTGATCCAGCCCGGATAGTCTCCGACGATGCCGGATATCTGGGCATGTGCCTGGTTCGCCTGGAACATATTGCCGCCGCCTAGCGCACCAAGGATGCAGAAGACCGAGAACATGATCGCCAAGAACCGTCCGCCCGGCAGGCCAAGTTCTTTGAAGCCCTTGGAGATATAGTACATTGGTCCGCCGGAAACGGTCCCGTCAGAGTATTCGTTACGGTATTTCACACCTAGGGTGCATTCGGTGAACTTGGATGCCATGCCCAGAAGACCTGCAAGTATCATCCAGAACGTCGCACCAGGCCCGCCGATTCCAACGGCAACCGCGACCCCTGCAATGTTGCCAAGGCCGACCGTGCCGGAAAGAGCGGTGGCCAGCGCCTGGAAATGGCTCACTTCGCCCGCATCGTTGGGGTCAGAGAAGTCGCCTTTGACCAGCTGGACAGAATGTTTGAAGAAGCGGAACTGAACAAAGCCGAAGTATAGGGTGAAGATGCTGGCAGCGATGACCAGCCACATTACAATCCAGGGAAAGCTGGTGCCTGGAAACGGTGCAAAGATCAGCCCTACAAAGGGGCCGGTCAGATCCGCAAAGACCTGATTGACCTTTTCGTCAATACCCATCGCCTCCTGGGCGGAAAGCGGGGTGGACGCGAAGGCCGCGGCTGCGGCCAGCCAGAGTTTGGTCATTTTCATGATCTGCCCCTATCCTACAACCGTGACAGGCACATCGGCGTGCATCACGAGGTTCTGCGTCGAGCTGCCGAAAATGCGTTTGGCAAATCCGTCCGAAGAGGCCCGGCCAACGATGATCTGCGACCCGCCGTTTTCGACTGTGATCTTGTTCAGGGTCTCAGCCACATCGCCGTGCCGCACCAGACCGGTTGCCTTGAACCCGGCCTCTTTCAGTGCGCTGACAGCAGGTTCGACAATCCGGCTGTTGGCCAGTTTGATCTCCTCCTCGCGCCGTTTGTGGCGCTGAGCGTTTTCTTCGGGAGTCTGAAACGTAAATGGCGACCATTCGATGACATAGACGGCAAGCAGCTCACAAGCGTCGATTTTCGACGCCAAGTCCTTTGCAAAAGTGAGTGCGCGTTCACCGGTATCTGTCCCGTCAAGCCCTATGACGATTTTGACAGTCATTTTTTCCTCCGTGTGCAGTGTTTTTTTGACTTGGAGCGCGGCTGCTCCTGGACTGAGGCAGGCGGGATGCAAATGATTGACACCCTTGATCCCCAGGATCAGTATCAGTGATATTCACTAGTAATTGGGCATGTTGTCAGCGTTTGTGCAGGAAATGTTGCCTGCAAACAGCCGAAGAACAGGGAATATCACTGATGAGCAGGGATTTGGATAAGATTGACAATCGGATCCTGGAAGAACTGGAATCTGACGGGAGACTTTCGATTGTCGAGCTTTCTCAGCGGGTGAACCTGACCAATACCCCCTGTTCAGACAGGGTCAAGCGCTTGGAGAAATCCGGCTATATCAGCGGTTACCGGGCAGTTTTGAACAAGGAAAAGCAGGGACTGGGCCATTTGACTGTTGTGCAGGTTTCACTTGCGGCAACTGGCGGTGACAATTCGCTTGATGCGTTTAACGCGGCTGCGGCCCTAGTTCCTGAAATTGAAAGCTGCCTGATGATCGCCGGTTCATTTGACTACCTTCTGACAATCCGCACCCGGGACATCTCGCATTTCCGCCAGGTTCTGGGGGACAAAATCAACAGGCTGCCGAACATCCACCAGACCAATTCCTACACAGTTATTGAAGTTGTAAAGTGATCTGTGGTGGAGGGTGCGGAGTTCGGCACGGCTGGGTTGCCAAGCTCAGCAAAAAAACAATCCAGAAAGTTGGAACTCGCGGCAATGTTCCTCGGCGTTTCCTGGCAGAAAACCCTTGCCGCAGCCGGGGCCGCCACTTCCTGCTGGATTGCTGCTTTCGGAACAATGACCCAAGTGCTTCGCACTCGCAGCAGAGCAGTCACTGCGCCTGATGCGAGGGTCGTGGAGTTCGTCCCGATTTCCGGACAGATTGATTATTGACCCTATGCTGCGATTTTCCAAGTCATGGTCACGTATGCTTGCGCAGGGGGTGATTGCGGGAGCTGCGATCATTGCCTTGGCCGCCCTCAATGTGCTCGCGGCAGCCCTCGTTGCGGCCTTGATCGAAGCCGGAATTGATACGGGCTGGGCCGCTTTGATCATCGACGCTCTGTTTGGGGGCTGGCATTTGTCTTGATCAGTAAAGGCCTCAATGACCTTAGACTCTCAAACCTTGTGCCGACACGGACGGTCAAAAACGTCCAATGTGATGCAGCGGCCGTAAATGACGCATACGATGACAAATGATAACCGCAGCCCGAAGGGAATCGAACGAGAGATAGAAGAACAGCGTTCGGATCTTACGTCAAATCTCGAGGATTTGCAGGACAAGTTCTCTATCGACACCGCCGTTCGCCAGATCAGCGAACAATTTCGCGAACATGGCGGCGATATGGGGCGTTCCATCTCCGATCAGGTCAATGCAAATGCGATCCCGCTGGCGCTAACCGGTATTGGCCTGGCCTGGATGATGTTTGGAAGCCAGCAAAGACCGGCAGCAGCTTCGCGTTCATATGAGGATGAAGGCTGAAGCAGTGCTGAACGTGATTTCCGCCGCTCCCGACGGGAACAGCACCGCTCCTATACACCGCCATCTTCCTATGCGCTGCAGCATGACAATACGCCGTCATGGGCGCGGGATGAAAGCCATGACAAGGGCGCATCCATTGGCGAGAGGTTGTCTGGCGGCGCCGGCAGTGTCCAAGACAAGGCTGCGCAAGCCGGAGCGTCTGGCAAAGCAGGTGTGTCCTCAGTTGTTGATGGCGCATCGCGCGCCGGGTCTTCAGTTTCAGACACCGCTGTACCTGCCAGAACGTCTGCCGCCAGCAGCCTGCAGACCGCGCGTGAAGGGGTGGCAGCAGCGGGCAGCCGCATTGCCGAGGGACAGAGGCGATGACGCAAGAGGCCCGGCAACGGGTCATCACAGCACGCCGCAAAGCAATCGAGATGCGGAACTCTGCGTTGCGTTCGATGAACGATGGCGCAGATGCAGCCGCGGTTTTCTACGACCGCCAACCGCCAACCGCTGATGGCGGGTGCGCTCGCGCTTGCTGCCGGTGCCGCGCTGGGCGGTGCGCTGCCCCGGACAAAAACCGAAGATGATATGATGGGCGCGCAGAGCGGCACTCTCTTTGATCAGGCAGAACGCATCTCCGAGGAAGAAAAATCCAAGGCGATGTCCGTTGCAAAATCTGTTAAGGATGAGGTCAAGGATATTGCCTCTGAAACCAAGGTTGATCTCGATCCAGGCGCGCCCGGTGGCAAATCCGCTGTTGAAGCGGTTGGGGGCAAGGCCAAATCAGCCGCCAAACGCGTTGTAGATAAGGCTCAACTCCTTTGCCAAGGACGAGAAACTTGGTAGGCCCGGTACCTGAGATACGAATAGGGGGGGCGAGATTGGCCCCTATTGAACAAACTGGAAGAGGGCAAGCTATGGCACGTGGCCGCACCGCTGAAACACCTGCCGGCGTTCCGGCCGCTGGCTGGAAGGACATTGCATTTCGCGTGAAGGATGAAGTCGCAGAAGACCGGGTAGGGCTTATCGCTGCCGGTGTTGCCTTCTATGGCTTGCTGGCGCTGTTTCCCGCAATCACAGCATTGGTTGCCATCAGCGGTCTGCTGGTTGAACCAAGCGCAATTGTAGAGCAGCTGCAGGCGTTGTCCGGAATAGTGCCCGAAGAGGTGATAGCGATCGTTACCAAACAGGCAGCCGCTGTGGCGGGCTCTCGTGAGGGCGGTTTGGGGCTGGCCGCCGCCTTTGGTGTTCTGGTGGCGCTCTATTCCGCGTCTAAAGGCATGGCGAGCCTGATGGAAGGCATAAACGTCGCATACGATGAACAAGAGGAACGCGGCTTTATCAAGCTCAAGCTGGTGACGTTCGCGCTAACGATCATTCTTATGACCGGGCTGCTGATCGCGTTGCTGTCGATGCTGGGCCTCCCGGCTGTGCTTGCGTTTGTGGATCTGGGCACCTTTGTTGAGACAATCATCACCATTGGTTTCTGGATCATCCTTCTTGCGCTGTCGATCTTCGGGCTTTCGCTGCTGTACCGCTATGCGCCATCCAGAGACGAGCCCGAGTGGAAATGGGCCTCGGTGGGCGCCGTGGCTGGCTGTGTGCTTTGGGTTTTGGCTTCGGCCGGGTTTGCATTTTATGTCAGCAACTTTGGATCATACAACGAGAGCTTCGGGACGTTGGCAGGGGTCATTGTGTTGTTGATGTGGTTCTGGATCTCGGCGTTTATCATCCTGATGGGTGCGGAGCTGAACGCGGAACTGGAAGCACAGACGCGCTCGGATACCACGCAGGGCCAAGATGAGCCGATGGGCCACCGGGATGCCGAAAAAGCAGACAATTTGGGAGAGGCAGCCGGCAAGCAATGAACGTATCAGTTAAATGTTGAGTGCTCTTTTCTGGTCGCTTGCTATTGCTGTTCTGGTAGTGACAGCATTGCCACTGACAAACAGCGTGCAGTGGTGGATACGGATGTGGGATTTTCCACGTCTGCATATCGCAATTGCTGCAGTGATCCTTATCGCGGCAACTTTGCCTTTTCCGGTACAATTCAAACCAATCCTATTGGGGGCGCTGGCAACCGCGTTTGCCTATCAAGCGGTGCAGATCTTTCCTTACACGCCCTTGGCATCAACCGAGGTCGATCTGTCGCCTGCACCCTCTGCAGCTGAGGAAGTGAATATGCTGGCGGTTAATGTGCTGATGGAGAATACCCGCTACGATGATCTGGTCGAGATTATAAATCGCGAAGATCCCGACGTGTTGCTGCTGATGGAAACCGACGCCGCTTGGGCAAAGGCACTGCAAGGTGTTTTGGCACGCTACAATACCGTCAAATCGCATGTGGCGGACGACCACTATGGCCTCATTTTCGCGACCCGTCTGGATGTTGTCAGCGCGGAATTTCTGTGGCCCGCCGATGATGATACGCCTGCGGTCAAGGCCGTCTTGCGCGCTCCGAACGGGCCTGAATTCAACTTTATTGGCCTGCACCCGCGACCACCGGTTCCGGGCAACGATACAGAAACCCGGGACAGGCAGATCAAGAACGCGGCTCTGATGACCTCATCATCGGATCGCCCCACTATTTGCATGGGCGACTTTAACGATGTGGCCTGGTCCTGGACAACCAAGCGTTTCAAACGCTACGGCAATTTTGCTGAGCCGCGTGTCGGCCGTGGAATGATCTCCAGCTTTCACGCCGATTACCCATTCATGCGCCTGCCCATTGATCAGATTTTTGTAACAAATGACGTCGGTCTCGTCTCTTTTTCACGGCTGGAGAGCTTTGGTTCGGATCATTTCCCGAT includes these proteins:
- a CDS encoding universal stress protein; protein product: MTVKIVIGLDGTDTGERALTFAKDLASKIDACELLAVYVIEWSPFTFQTPEENAQRHKRREEEIKLANSRIVEPAVSALKEAGFKATGLVRHGDVAETLNKITVENGGSQIIVGRASSDGFAKRIFGSSTQNLVMHADVPVTVVG
- a CDS encoding YihY/virulence factor BrkB family protein; this encodes MARGRTAETPAGVPAAGWKDIAFRVKDEVAEDRVGLIAAGVAFYGLLALFPAITALVAISGLLVEPSAIVEQLQALSGIVPEEVIAIVTKQAAAVAGSREGGLGLAAAFGVLVALYSASKGMASLMEGINVAYDEQEERGFIKLKLVTFALTIILMTGLLIALLSMLGLPAVLAFVDLGTFVETIITIGFWIILLALSIFGLSLLYRYAPSRDEPEWKWASVGAVAGCVLWVLASAGFAFYVSNFGSYNESFGTLAGVIVLLMWFWISAFIILMGAELNAELEAQTRSDTTQGQDEPMGHRDAEKADNLGEAAGKQ
- a CDS encoding alanine/glycine:cation symporter family protein gives rise to the protein MKMTKLWLAAAAAFASTPLSAQEAMGIDEKVNQVFADLTGPFVGLIFAPFPGTSFPWIVMWLVIAASIFTLYFGFVQFRFFKHSVQLVKGDFSDPNDAGEVSHFQALATALSGTVGLGNIAGVAVAVGIGGPGATFWMILAGLLGMASKFTECTLGVKYRNEYSDGTVSGGPMYYISKGFKELGLPGGRFLAIMFSVFCILGALGGGNMFQANQAHAQISGIVGDYPGWITGLVFAGIVFAVIIGGIKSIANVTEKVVPFMGILYVGAALVILAVNYDKIGWAFGQIFDGAFTGLGVAGGMVGALIQGFKRAAFSNEAGVGSAAIAHSAVKTKEPITEGFVSLLEPLIDTVVICTMTALVIVISQQLLIDPATGNYMLNEAGTAIATVDGNSGVALTSAAFASGISWFPYVLAIAVVLFAFSTMISWSYYGLKAWTYLFGESKLAELTFKIIFCIFIVIGAAASLGPVIDFSDAAIFAMAVVNIFCLYFLMKLVKKELFSYTARLKGGELKKFTS
- a CDS encoding winged helix-turn-helix transcriptional regulator, with the protein product MIFTSNWACCQRLCRKCCLQTAEEQGISLMSRDLDKIDNRILEELESDGRLSIVELSQRVNLTNTPCSDRVKRLEKSGYISGYRAVLNKEKQGLGHLTVVQVSLAATGGDNSLDAFNAAAALVPEIESCLMIAGSFDYLLTIRTRDISHFRQVLGDKINRLPNIHQTNSYTVIEVVK
- a CDS encoding DUF3618 domain-containing protein translates to MTNDNRSPKGIEREIEEQRSDLTSNLEDLQDKFSIDTAVRQISEQFREHGGDMGRSISDQVNANAIPLALTGIGLAWMMFGSQQRPAAASRSYEDEG
- a CDS encoding endonuclease/exonuclease/phosphatase family protein, with product MLSALFWSLAIAVLVVTALPLTNSVQWWIRMWDFPRLHIAIAAVILIAATLPFPVQFKPILLGALATAFAYQAVQIFPYTPLASTEVDLSPAPSAAEEVNMLAVNVLMENTRYDDLVEIINREDPDVLLLMETDAAWAKALQGVLARYNTVKSHVADDHYGLIFATRLDVVSAEFLWPADDDTPAVKAVLRAPNGPEFNFIGLHPRPPVPGNDTETRDRQIKNAALMTSSSDRPTICMGDFNDVAWSWTTKRFKRYGNFAEPRVGRGMISSFHADYPFMRLPIDQIFVTNDVGLVSFSRLESFGSDHFPMIATVFFEEGRRVNNGQR
- a CDS encoding UPF0149 family protein — protein: MTGILACSDMIPPSEWLPHVWGETGEAHFPDRKAAEETIGAVMAHYNSVAEAMSRSFWIEPVYEVDPNSDETMWEPWVDGFTRSMGLRAEAWERLLDQADEETRATMIFLMALQDIYTGQSKFTDDEIDQIDLEAPDLIPNCVATILDQSRPELSRPEPENLSGMPFKASPRPGRNDPCSCGSGREYTQCCGRN